One genomic window of Microbacterium testaceum StLB037 includes the following:
- a CDS encoding DUF6188 family protein has translation MSTHHPAPEMFSNGGDLEFIGVDHRLTLRFSDGDVVTIETEFALTRPGMNEMFLDPDGDKKALGEVLALFGRHITGAEIVGQELRIAFDDSSLLRVPSHPAYEAWSYSGPGNPRSLVISMPGGDLAIWSS, from the coding sequence ATGAGTACCCATCACCCCGCACCCGAGATGTTCTCAAACGGCGGCGACCTCGAGTTCATCGGAGTCGACCACCGCCTCACCCTGCGATTCTCCGATGGCGATGTCGTCACCATCGAGACCGAGTTCGCACTGACCCGTCCAGGCATGAACGAGATGTTCCTGGATCCTGACGGAGACAAGAAGGCTCTGGGGGAGGTCTTGGCTCTGTTCGGGCGACACATCACCGGGGCGGAGATCGTCGGCCAGGAGTTGCGGATCGCGTTCGACGACTCATCCTTGCTGCGTGTCCCTTCCCATCCCGCCTATGAGGCATGGAGCTACTCTGGGCCCGGAAACCCGCGGTCGCTCGTCATATCGATGCCGGGCGGCGACCTTGCGATCTGGAGTTCCTGA
- a CDS encoding isoprenyl transferase produces the protein MTPKPFTHRDAVPYRPLDWTGEYPPSYPKGAVPEHVAIVMDGNGRWANRQGLTRVEGHRAGEAALLDVVAGAIQAGVKHLSVYAFSTENWSRSPDEVRFLMGFNREVLHRRRDQLNEWGVRIRWSGRKPRLWGSVIKELQHAERLTEGNSTLTLTMCVNYGGRVEIVDAMRRIGDDIAAGKLKPSAVTEKLIRKNLYQPDMPDVDLFVRSSGEQRTSNFLLWESAYAEMVFLDTLWPDFRRTHLWDAIGLYLSRDRRFGGAVDTPTT, from the coding sequence ATGACACCGAAGCCGTTCACGCACCGCGACGCCGTGCCGTACCGCCCCCTCGACTGGACGGGCGAGTACCCGCCCAGCTACCCCAAGGGGGCGGTGCCCGAGCACGTCGCGATCGTCATGGACGGTAACGGCCGCTGGGCCAACCGCCAGGGCCTCACGCGCGTCGAGGGACACCGCGCCGGAGAGGCCGCGCTGCTGGACGTGGTCGCCGGGGCCATCCAGGCCGGGGTGAAGCATCTGTCGGTCTACGCCTTCTCGACCGAGAACTGGTCGCGATCGCCCGACGAGGTGCGCTTCCTCATGGGCTTCAACCGCGAGGTGCTGCACCGCCGCCGCGACCAACTGAACGAGTGGGGCGTGCGCATCCGCTGGTCGGGTCGGAAGCCCCGCCTCTGGGGGTCGGTGATCAAGGAGCTCCAGCACGCCGAGCGCCTCACCGAGGGCAACTCGACTCTGACCCTGACCATGTGCGTCAACTACGGCGGACGCGTGGAGATCGTGGATGCCATGCGCCGGATCGGCGATGACATCGCCGCCGGCAAGCTCAAGCCGTCGGCCGTGACCGAGAAGCTGATCCGCAAGAACCTGTACCAACCCGACATGCCCGACGTCGATCTGTTCGTGCGCTCGAGCGGCGAGCAGCGCACCTCGAACTTCCTGCTGTGGGAGTCGGCGTACGCCGAGATGGTGTTCCTCGACACGCTGTGGCCCGACTTCCGCCGCACGCACCTCTGGGACGCGATCGGTCTCTACCTCTCGCGCGACCGCCGCTTCGGCGGAGCGGTCGACACGCCCACCACGTGA
- the recO gene encoding DNA repair protein RecO translates to MPTYRDEVVVLRTHKLGEADRILTLLSRRNGKIRAVAKGVRRTSSKFGSRLEPFMVADVQLFKGRNLDIVQQAESLGSYGAEIVADYDVYTTASAMVETADRLNEAEATPQQYLLLVGGLRSLARGEHSERSVLDSYLLRAMALSGWAPGLTECARCGTVGDHPYFLAQLGGVVCSTCAPAGSPRVARDTVDMLRALMAGEWETIDAAPGRTVSAASGLVAAYAQFHLERGIRSLSHLESHR, encoded by the coding sequence GTGCCCACCTACCGCGACGAAGTCGTGGTCCTGCGTACCCACAAGCTCGGGGAGGCGGACCGCATCCTCACCCTCCTCAGCCGCCGCAACGGCAAGATCCGCGCGGTTGCGAAGGGCGTGCGGCGGACGTCGTCGAAGTTCGGGTCGCGCCTCGAGCCCTTCATGGTCGCCGACGTGCAGCTGTTCAAGGGACGCAACCTCGACATCGTGCAGCAGGCCGAGTCGCTCGGCTCGTACGGGGCCGAGATCGTGGCGGATTACGACGTGTACACCACGGCCAGCGCCATGGTCGAGACCGCCGATCGCCTCAACGAGGCCGAGGCGACGCCCCAGCAGTACCTGCTGCTGGTCGGCGGCCTCCGTTCGCTGGCGCGCGGCGAACACTCCGAGCGCAGCGTGCTCGACTCGTACCTGCTGCGCGCCATGGCCCTGTCGGGCTGGGCGCCCGGGCTCACCGAGTGCGCGCGCTGCGGCACGGTCGGCGACCACCCGTACTTCCTCGCCCAGCTCGGCGGCGTCGTCTGCTCGACGTGCGCCCCCGCAGGCTCGCCGCGCGTCGCGCGCGATACGGTCGACATGCTCCGCGCCCTCATGGCGGGGGAGTGGGAGACGATCGACGCCGCCCCGGGCCGCACGGTCTCGGCGGCCTCCGGCCTCGTTGCCGCGTACGCGCAGTTCCACCTGGAGCGTGGCATCCGTTCCCTCTCGCACCTGGAGTCGCACCGATGA
- a CDS encoding DsbA family oxidoreductase, producing the protein MTDAIKIDVWSDIACPWCYIGKRNLENGLAATAADDDAPVVEIEYHSFELSPDTPEDFDGGEVDYLSQHKGISPAQAREMLDRVTGVAADAGLAYRFDILKHTNTVKAHELLHFAKENGKQLELAEVLMSAYFLEGKHVGRDDDLVALAAEVGLDADAAREALASQRYRGAVRADQEQAQQFGITGVPFFVIDGKYGVSGAQPVEAFTQIARQVWGERREASATADA; encoded by the coding sequence ATGACGGATGCCATCAAGATCGACGTGTGGAGTGACATCGCCTGCCCCTGGTGCTACATCGGCAAGCGGAACCTCGAGAACGGCCTGGCCGCCACGGCCGCCGACGACGACGCCCCGGTCGTCGAGATCGAGTACCACTCGTTCGAGCTCTCGCCCGACACCCCCGAGGACTTCGACGGGGGAGAGGTCGACTACCTCTCGCAGCACAAGGGCATCTCGCCCGCCCAGGCACGCGAGATGCTGGACCGCGTCACCGGCGTGGCGGCCGACGCCGGCCTCGCCTACCGCTTCGACATCCTGAAGCACACCAACACGGTGAAGGCGCACGAGCTGCTCCACTTCGCCAAGGAGAACGGCAAGCAGCTGGAGTTGGCCGAGGTCCTCATGTCGGCGTACTTCCTCGAGGGCAAGCACGTGGGTCGCGACGACGACCTCGTCGCCCTGGCGGCGGAGGTCGGTCTCGACGCGGATGCCGCCCGCGAGGCGCTCGCGTCGCAGCGCTACCGCGGCGCCGTCCGCGCCGACCAGGAGCAGGCGCAGCAGTTCGGCATCACCGGCGTGCCGTTCTTCGTCATCGACGGCAAGTACGGCGTGAGCGGAGCGCAGCCGGTCGAGGCGTTCACGCAGATCGCCCGCCAGGTGTGGGGCGAGCGCCGCGAGGCATCCGCGACCGC